In Gigantopelta aegis isolate Gae_Host chromosome 6, Gae_host_genome, whole genome shotgun sequence, the following are encoded in one genomic region:
- the LOC121376438 gene encoding tripartite motif-containing protein 3-like, translated as MSGNQFEDVSHYSSFLCGICFGHFNKPKALPCLHTFCESCLHGYVASRCGGRVQFPCPVCRQIIYLPQEGVGSFPDNTIILGLMQKLSSDNTTEPVELPPSYQSLFGGKAFDVDGGDDVDVLGATLLTSFGSHGTANDQFTHISGLAVNPYTDDVAVADCSLNKVAIYSMRGEHRSTFFCDCSVRDVCFARGGSVFVTVSRSGSAIVREYSLDGRVLALHGSFYKYDNPCGIAVDSRQKVVIASLEKNCIHVLTDRLKPSINFGSKGAGVNHFLHPYYVAINGRNDIIVSDSGNHRVKVHQGNGQFILKFGGQGHEEGQMFYPMGVCVDRHDNIYVADANNYRVQVFRSDGVFVACPITRTFDLGLDVKPTNVAVHNDTLIVALRGSRFSEIRLYRWSPPVSLRTQKPSISSFWCCCSRDIPYDEL; from the exons ATGTCGGGCAATCAATTTGAAGACGTGTCTCATTACAGTTCTTTTCTTTGCGGAATTTGTTTCGGACATTTTAACAAACCGAAAGCTCTCCCGTGTCTACACACGTTCTGTGAAAGCTGCCTACACGGCTACGTTGCCAGTCGGTGCGGTGGGCGTGTGCAGTTTCCTTGCCCGGTGTGCAGGCAAATTATTTACCTGCCTCAAGAAGGTGTCGGATCATTTCCCGATAACACCATCATACTTGGATTAATGCAA AAACTCTCTTCAGACAACACAACGGAACCGGTTGAGCTGCCTCCAAGCTATCAGTCACTTTTTGGCGGGAAGGCATTTGACGTGGACGGCGGTGATGACGTTGACGTACTTGGAGCGACGTTACTGACGAGTTTCGGAAGTCATGGCACTGCGAATGATCAGTTCACACACATTTCCGGTTTGGCTGTGAACCCGTACACCGATGACGTAGCCGTAGCAGATTGCAGCTTGAACAAGGTGGCTATATATTCCATGCGCGGGGAACACAGGTCCACCTTCTTCTGTGATTGTTCTGTCAGAGACGTGTGCTTCGCTAGAGGCGGGAGCGTCTTTGTGACGGTCAGTCGTTCTGGGTCTGCGATAGTACGAGAGTATTCACTGGACGGCAGAGTGTTAGCATTGCACGGGTCGTTTTACAAGTACGATAACCCGTGTGGAATCGCCGTTGATTCAAGACAGAAAGTTGTTATTGCAAGTCTGGAAAAAAACTGTATCCACGTTTTGACTGACAGGCTGAAGCCATCGATCAATTTTGGATCAAAAGGAGCAGGTGTTAATCATTTTTTGCACCCGTATTATGTTGCTATCAACGGTAGAAATGACATCATCGTTTCCGACAGTGGAAACCACAGGGTCAAGGTACACCAAGGTAACGGACAGTTTATTCTAAAATTTGGAGGTCAAGGACACGAAGAGGGTCAGATGTTTTACCCCATGGGTGTGTGCGTAGATCGCCACGACAACATCTACGTGGCTGACGCCAACAACTACAGAGTGCAGGTGTTCAGGTCAGACGGAGTGTTCGTCGCGTGTCCTATAACTCGTACGTTTGATCTGGGCCTTGACGTGAAACCCACCAACGTGGCTGTTCACAATGACACTCTGATTGTAGCCCTAAGAGGCAGCCGATTTAGTGAAATCCGCCTGTACAGGTGGAGCCCGCCAGTGTCTTTGAGGACTCAGAAACCGTCCATTAGCTCCTTCTGGTGTTGTTGCAGCAGAGATATTCCCTACGACGAACTTTAA